AGCGCCGGGCGGGCTACGACCGGCTGCCTGAACGGTCCTTTGAGTTTATTCCGTTTTGGGGATTCGCGGTCTTCTTCCTTTACGCAAGACGGCGTGTGGACTGTCCCACATGCGGCGTTGTCGCCGAGATCCTGCCCTGGGCCTGCGGTAAACACCATTTGACGACGGCCTACATGCAGTTCCTTGCGACCTGGGCCCGGAAACTCTCATGGTTGGAGGTCTCCCGGTCGTTTCATACCTCGTGGGATCAGGTGTATCGCTCGGTCGAGTGGATCGTGCGCTGGGGGCTGGAACACCGGGTCTTGGGCCCCATCAAGGCCTTCGGGGTCGACGAGATCGCCTACAGCCGGGGGCACAAATATCTCACGCTCGCCTATCAGATCGAGGCCGGCATGGTGCGTCTCTTGTGGGTGGGTAAGGAACGCACCGTGAAGACCTTCGAGGGCTTCTTCACCATGCTGGGGCCGGAGACCTGCGCCGGCATCGAGTTCGTCTGCTCGGACATGTGGCGACCCTATATCCGCGTGATTCGGGAACGCTGTTCCCAAGCCGTGCATATCCTCGACCGTTTCCATATCGTCGCCAAGATGAATGACGCCTTGGATGAGGTGCGTGCCGAGGAGGCCCGAGAGCTGGTACGCAATGGCCGGGAGCCGGTGCTGAAGAAGTCCCGCTGGTGCCTCTTGAAGCGCTCCGAGAATCTCACCACCCCCCAGAAGGGACGGCTCAAAGAACTGCTGCGCTATAACCTGAAAAGCGTCCGGGCCTACCTACTGAAGGAAGACTTCCAGCAGTTCTGGGAGTACGCCTCGCCGACCTGGGCCGGCAAGTTCCTGGATGCCTGGTGCACGACGGCGTTGCGCTCCCGCATCGAACCCATGAAGAAGATGGCCCGGATGTGCCGGCGCCACCGACCGCTGATCCTGAACTGGTTCAAGGCCAAAGGCCAGATCTCCAACGGCATCGTCGAGGGCCTGAACACCAAGGCCAAACTGACCATCAGAAAATCGTACGGACTGACCATCAGAAAATCGTACGGCTTCCGATCCCCGGAGATCCTCGAAATGGCGCTATATCATGCACTTGGCAAGCTTCCTGAGCCAAAGCTCACCCATGAATTTTACTGAGGAGCCAAAATCAAGGGGGCTCCCAACTAACGGAAAAGCCAAGCTCTGCTCGCTGAATATTATGACCCAGCGCTTTATACCGTGAACCGTAACTTTTGTCCAGCCCCCGGACATACCGGTTCGTGGCCGTGACCCGGTATTGATAATCATTCCTACATTTAGAACTGCTGGCTTCAGGTCGACCTCGACTCCTCGGGGCAACAGGGTGAACGTATCCTGTATTGTCGGCCACTCGCCTTGGAGCGGGTGTTCCGCATCCTTTTTGACAATATCAGGCGCTACGGCGGCGGACGAATGGACATGGGGGTCACGGATGACGCGGATTACACGGAGGTCCGCCTGCGGGATTACGGCCTAGGTGTTTCCGCGGCGACTCTGGCGGCCATGAATGAGGGCACGCTGCCGCGCCAGACCGGCCACGGTTCAGGCATCGGTTTACGGATCTGTCACCGCATCATGGCCTTGCATGGTGGCCATCTGCACTTTCGAAAGGGGGGAGCGGGCGGTCTTATCGCCATTCTCAGGTTTCCCGTTAGCGCCCCCGAACAGTTTTTATGAGACCCAAAGCACTGGCGCCGTAAATGGCGTGTGATGGGAGATTCCCGTTGGCACGAGCCCCGTGGCCCTTCCTGTATACCTTTCGCTATATAAGTTTATGCTAAAAATCACTGGCGTGGGGC
The DNA window shown above is from Acidiferrobacter sp. SPIII_3 and carries:
- a CDS encoding ISL3 family transposase, yielding MELTTLLNRCHHFKGFVYGKTWFAETRPNTIEVEVIPRQGSKPYCSGCGKRRAGYDRLPERSFEFIPFWGFAVFFLYARRRVDCPTCGVVAEILPWACGKHHLTTAYMQFLATWARKLSWLEVSRSFHTSWDQVYRSVEWIVRWGLEHRVLGPIKAFGVDEIAYSRGHKYLTLAYQIEAGMVRLLWVGKERTVKTFEGFFTMLGPETCAGIEFVCSDMWRPYIRVIRERCSQAVHILDRFHIVAKMNDALDEVRAEEARELVRNGREPVLKKSRWCLLKRSENLTTPQKGRLKELLRYNLKSVRAYLLKEDFQQFWEYASPTWAGKFLDAWCTTALRSRIEPMKKMARMCRRHRPLILNWFKAKGQISNGIVEGLNTKAKLTIRKSYGLTIRKSYGFRSPEILEMALYHALGKLPEPKLTHEFY
- a CDS encoding ATP-binding protein, with amino-acid sequence MFRILFDNIRRYGGGRMDMGVTDDADYTEVRLRDYGLGVSAATLAAMNEGTLPRQTGHGSGIGLRICHRIMALHGGHLHFRKGGAGGLIAILRFPVSAPEQFL